A genomic region of Bernardetia sp. ABR2-2B contains the following coding sequences:
- a CDS encoding DUF427 domain-containing protein, whose product MKPKPIKPKKGQESVWDYPRPPALEFFNKTIKIYFNGKQVVQTNKAYRVLETSHPPVYYIPLQDVEQQFLVDSDSSTHCEWKGKGSYFSLKVGEKFVKDAAWYYDTPKERFEPIKNYLAFYAHKVDKCTIDEEIVIPQPGNFYGGWVTKDIVGPFKGIEGSWGW is encoded by the coding sequence ATGAAGCCAAAACCTATTAAGCCAAAAAAAGGACAAGAATCAGTATGGGATTATCCTCGTCCACCCGCTTTAGAATTTTTTAATAAGACTATTAAAATATATTTCAATGGTAAGCAGGTTGTACAGACTAATAAAGCCTACCGAGTGCTAGAAACAAGTCATCCACCTGTTTATTATATTCCACTTCAAGATGTTGAGCAACAGTTTTTAGTAGATTCAGATAGTTCTACTCATTGCGAATGGAAAGGAAAAGGCTCTTACTTTAGCTTGAAAGTAGGAGAGAAGTTTGTAAAAGATGCTGCTTGGTATTATGATACTCCTAAAGAAAGGTTTGAACCAATCAAAAATTATTTGGCTTTTTATGCTCATAAGGTAGATAAATGTACTATTGATGAAGAAATTGTAATACCTCAACCTGGTAATTTCTATGGAGGATGGGTTACCAAAGATATTGTAGGTCCTTTTAAGGGAATAGAAGGCAGTTGGGGTTGGTAA
- a CDS encoding 7TM diverse intracellular signaling domain-containing protein, whose product MTTFFIRILATLFLCTIAFSSVFPQKIVLEEGKDISSLGSSLSYFIDSENKGYTIEEVRNTDFDAKWQKNKSEHLNLGYLSVPVWLRVSFSNESKKEDWQFVLDMPFTDSISFYQEKNRNLISHSQTGWLFPYNSRGDIKNNGFTFPLQVSSNEEIVCYLRIRSNYPVLLPISVLTKEKAHQEGKDSHIGHGIYFGVLLVMMLYNLVIFLMIRDNNYLYYVLTIIFTFLTFAGVSGYLFKYIYPDFAEANLYFTRAAMVATVITASVFTIKFLQLKESFVWLYRLFVTIIIIAFISYPINYLLWGGAINAITKLLSISLLGTGIYCWVKGNKFARFFVLAWGAYIIGGLMITLRNSGTLPINFLTNHGANIGSALEVVLISIALADRYRTIRKEKNIATKKALSLEKQSKEELEIKVKERTQKLNESNEELAQINNALSTTVEVVEKQKTEIEIKSTAIKDSLNYAKRIQEAILPSQNEICSYFEDCFTFYLPKDVVSGDFYFFLKKANYTFVAVADCTGHGVPGSLMSMIGINLLREVIVENDYVSPSQILIKLHQEVVDTLHQKETGNRDGMDISLCIINKTDNKIYFSGAKNSLLSIMNGKVTEYKGSRFSIGGSLKTEGITFEDKVVEIDNQASYYMYSDGYQDQFGGESNQKFMRKNLKNLLQTIHKFPFDEQRNILETTLEKWKSAANASQIDDILVMGFKI is encoded by the coding sequence ATGACTACATTTTTTATCAGAATCTTAGCAACACTTTTTTTGTGTACGATTGCTTTTAGTTCTGTTTTTCCTCAAAAAATTGTTTTAGAAGAAGGCAAAGATATTTCTAGTTTAGGTAGTTCGTTATCTTACTTTATAGATTCAGAAAATAAGGGATATACAATCGAAGAAGTAAGAAATACTGATTTTGATGCTAAATGGCAAAAAAATAAATCAGAACATCTTAATTTAGGCTATTTATCTGTCCCTGTTTGGTTGAGAGTGAGCTTTTCTAATGAAAGCAAAAAAGAAGATTGGCAGTTTGTTTTAGATATGCCTTTCACAGATAGTATTAGTTTTTATCAAGAGAAAAATAGAAATCTAATAAGTCATTCTCAAACAGGTTGGCTTTTTCCATATAATTCTCGTGGAGATATAAAGAATAATGGCTTTACTTTTCCTTTACAAGTTTCTTCCAACGAAGAAATAGTTTGTTATTTGCGTATTCGTTCTAACTATCCTGTTTTGTTACCTATTTCAGTGCTGACAAAAGAAAAAGCACATCAAGAAGGTAAAGACAGCCACATCGGACACGGAATTTACTTCGGAGTTCTTTTAGTCATGATGCTTTATAACCTAGTTATTTTCTTAATGATTAGAGATAATAATTATTTATATTATGTACTTACAATCATTTTTACTTTTCTGACTTTTGCAGGTGTAAGTGGTTATTTATTCAAATATATTTACCCTGATTTTGCAGAAGCAAATCTTTATTTTACTCGTGCTGCAATGGTAGCTACAGTTATTACGGCTTCAGTCTTCACTATAAAATTTTTGCAGCTCAAAGAGAGTTTTGTTTGGTTGTACCGACTTTTTGTAACTATTATTATTATTGCTTTTATTTCTTATCCAATTAATTATTTACTTTGGGGAGGTGCTATAAATGCAATTACTAAATTATTATCTATCTCTTTGTTAGGTACAGGGATTTATTGTTGGGTAAAAGGAAATAAGTTTGCTCGTTTTTTTGTTTTGGCTTGGGGGGCTTATATTATTGGTGGTTTGATGATTACACTTCGAAATAGTGGTACTCTACCAATTAATTTTCTTACTAACCATGGCGCAAATATAGGTTCGGCTTTAGAGGTTGTTTTGATTTCAATTGCATTAGCTGATAGGTACAGAACAATTCGAAAGGAGAAAAATATTGCTACCAAAAAAGCACTTTCATTAGAAAAACAATCAAAAGAAGAGTTAGAAATAAAAGTAAAAGAAAGAACTCAAAAGCTCAATGAAAGTAATGAAGAGTTAGCACAAATTAATAATGCATTATCGACAACAGTAGAAGTTGTAGAAAAGCAAAAAACAGAAATTGAGATAAAAAGCACAGCAATTAAAGACAGTTTGAATTATGCAAAGCGTATTCAAGAAGCTATTTTACCTTCTCAAAACGAGATTTGTAGTTATTTTGAAGACTGTTTCACATTCTATTTACCTAAAGATGTAGTGAGTGGAGACTTTTATTTTTTCCTAAAAAAAGCAAATTACACGTTTGTAGCTGTTGCTGATTGTACAGGACATGGCGTTCCAGGGTCTTTGATGTCTATGATAGGAATTAATTTACTGCGTGAAGTTATTGTAGAAAATGACTACGTTTCTCCTTCTCAAATCCTAATCAAACTACATCAAGAAGTAGTAGATACATTACATCAAAAAGAAACAGGAAACCGTGATGGAATGGATATTTCGCTTTGTATAATCAATAAAACAGATAATAAAATTTATTTTTCGGGAGCTAAAAATTCGCTACTAAGTATAATGAATGGAAAAGTAACTGAATATAAAGGTAGCAGGTTTAGTATTGGTGGTTCTCTCAAAACAGAAGGAATAACTTTTGAAGACAAAGTAGTGGAAATTGATAACCAAGCTTCTTATTACATGTATTCAGATGGTTATCAAGATCAGTTTGGAGGAGAAAGTAATCAAAAATTTATGCGTAAAAATCTAAAAAATCTACTTCAAACAATTCACAAATTTCCATTTGATGAACAAAGAAATATATTAGAAACAACATTAGAAAAATGGAAAAGTGCAGCTAATGCTTCACAAATTGATGATATTTTGGTAATGGGTTTCAAAATTTAA
- the hemG gene encoding protoporphyrinogen oxidase, translated as MIAIIGAGISGLSIAWHLHQENIPYQIFESSSEVGGYLKTLQMGKNKSYLFERGANSLLMDDEIFEFIQNADFADELIYANKISKSRFIIRDGKPKKLPTSPQGLLFSSFFSMKTKAKIIKELYYKKEELDETITVGEFLENHFGKEVVDYAVSPFVTGIYAADAYQLLLKYTFPKLTEYAQDYGSVLKGFIKNKSGSRRQSVSFKNGMQSLAKHISKNLNVQFNHTVISIKNSDFIERKNRRWILEIESEKRGKKEVENLEFDKIFLTTPPSTTADLLEPHFEKLALTVKDIHYPTMCLIHSVFKKEDIDFDLNGFGALHPKAEELFSAGTIWSSSVFEGRSPEDEVLFTGFVGGRQWQEHAELPKQEILKRHTDELKKIYGIKNDPVVQQFTKWDKSVPQYDEQMLKVEKQLKRLKKSDIYICANWFGGVSVSDCIKKGKNLALQLIADSKF; from the coding sequence ATGATAGCAATCATTGGCGCAGGTATTTCAGGACTTTCAATAGCTTGGCATTTACATCAAGAAAATATTCCTTATCAGATTTTTGAATCTAGTAGTGAAGTAGGGGGATACTTAAAAACTCTTCAAATGGGAAAAAACAAATCCTATTTGTTTGAAAGAGGCGCAAATTCATTACTTATGGATGATGAAATTTTTGAGTTTATCCAAAATGCAGATTTTGCCGACGAACTCATTTATGCCAATAAGATAAGTAAAAGTCGTTTTATTATTCGTGATGGAAAGCCAAAAAAACTACCTACTTCTCCACAAGGGTTATTATTTAGTTCTTTTTTTTCTATGAAAACAAAAGCTAAAATTATTAAAGAATTATACTATAAGAAAGAGGAGTTAGATGAAACAATAACAGTAGGAGAGTTTTTGGAAAATCATTTTGGTAAAGAAGTCGTAGATTATGCAGTAAGTCCTTTCGTAACAGGTATTTATGCAGCTGATGCTTATCAACTTTTACTTAAATATACATTTCCAAAATTGACTGAATATGCTCAAGATTATGGTTCAGTATTAAAAGGATTTATAAAAAATAAGTCTGGAAGCAGAAGACAATCTGTTTCTTTCAAAAATGGAATGCAATCTTTAGCCAAGCATATATCCAAAAACTTGAATGTTCAGTTTAATCATACCGTTATCTCAATCAAAAATAGCGACTTTATAGAACGAAAAAATAGACGTTGGATTTTGGAAATAGAAAGTGAGAAAAGAGGAAAAAAAGAAGTTGAAAATCTAGAGTTTGATAAGATTTTTTTAACAACTCCTCCCTCAACGACAGCTGATTTATTAGAACCTCATTTTGAAAAACTTGCTCTTACCGTCAAAGATATTCATTATCCAACTATGTGTTTGATTCATAGTGTTTTCAAAAAAGAGGATATAGATTTTGACTTGAATGGTTTTGGAGCTTTACACCCAAAAGCCGAAGAACTTTTTTCGGCAGGAACAATATGGAGCAGTAGTGTTTTTGAAGGACGTAGCCCAGAAGATGAAGTTTTATTTACTGGCTTTGTGGGTGGCAGACAATGGCAAGAACATGCAGAACTACCGAAGCAAGAAATTTTAAAACGTCATACAGACGAACTAAAAAAGATTTATGGAATAAAAAATGATCCTGTTGTTCAGCAGTTTACGAAGTGGGATAAATCTGTTCCCCAATATGATGAGCAGATGTTGAAAGTAGAAAAACAACTCAAAAGACTCAAAAAATCAGATATTTATATTTGTGCTAACTGGTTTGGTGGAGTTTCGGTAAGTGATTGTATAAAGAAGGGAAAAAATTTAGCTTTACAGCTTATTGCAGATTCTAAGTTTTAG
- a CDS encoding STAS/SEC14 domain-containing protein, whose amino-acid sequence MFPLPNLSTIDYNEENDFFIFKMKGNMNFEEYKNYFFTILKEIKKYNCRYWIYDLSEFESNSLKARMWQISVFLPKCFREFNQELVVAIIPPQSSMHKIAIKTAIKAIDKMNYPYELNYFTDIEKAKKWILTRK is encoded by the coding sequence ATGTTTCCCTTACCCAATCTAAGTACGATTGATTACAATGAAGAAAATGACTTCTTTATTTTTAAAATGAAAGGAAATATGAATTTTGAAGAGTACAAAAATTATTTTTTTACTATTCTAAAAGAAATCAAAAAATATAATTGTAGATATTGGATTTATGATTTATCTGAATTTGAATCAAACTCGCTGAAAGCTAGAATGTGGCAAATATCTGTTTTTTTGCCAAAATGCTTTAGAGAATTTAATCAAGAACTAGTGGTAGCCATTATTCCTCCTCAAAGCTCTATGCACAAAATTGCTATCAAAACAGCGATTAAAGCAATTGATAAAATGAATTACCCATACGAATTGAATTATTTTACGGACATAGAAAAAGCTAAAAAATGGATTCTGACTAGAAAGTAG
- a CDS encoding beta-carotene hydroxylase has translation MLSLWQIIIISILTAFFMEGIAWFTHKYIMHGFLWFLHKSHHSNHDHTLEVNDVFAVIFSVQSMAMIIIGIEYPEWNILLAVGIGISIYGVMYAIFHDVLTHNRIPFLKIKIKNPYLKRIVRAHGVHHRSHKKNDSEAYGFLYAPKKYDKNS, from the coding sequence ATGTTATCTCTTTGGCAAATTATTATCATTAGTATTCTTACAGCTTTTTTTATGGAAGGTATTGCTTGGTTTACGCACAAGTATATTATGCACGGTTTTTTATGGTTCTTACACAAATCTCATCATAGTAATCACGACCATACTTTAGAAGTAAATGACGTTTTTGCAGTCATTTTTTCGGTTCAATCTATGGCAATGATTATTATAGGAATTGAATATCCAGAATGGAATATTTTATTAGCTGTAGGAATAGGAATTTCAATTTATGGAGTTATGTATGCTATCTTTCATGATGTTTTGACACATAACAGGATTCCATTTTTAAAAATCAAAATCAAAAACCCCTATTTGAAGCGTATTGTCAGAGCGCACGGCGTACATCATCGCTCTCATAAAAAAAATGATTCAGAGGCTTATGGTTTTTTGTATGCTCCCAAAAAATATGATAAGAATAGCTAA
- a CDS encoding putative LPS assembly protein LptD translates to MRFIILFIFSCFLVLFSSVTAYGQDIKPLTISLDSLNKLNELKQQAALDSVDLEESDTVNRPVASGDFTDIVTYSATDSIKYDFKTQKIILYTKSEIDYTNINLKSDNITLDWNTNELTAIGLKDSLGGLTETPIFKQGDDEYKAKKIRYNFVSEKAIVTDIVKKEGEGFLLLEKGKRDAEGNFNGIEGSYTTCTNTAHPHFRIRSKKLKVIENKQIITGPFQLELMDIPTPVGFPFGLLPIPKTRSSGIIIPSYGETQERGFFLRDGGYYWAISDHIDLTFLGEAYSKGVYGASVRSRYSKRYYYTGNFDFRMNTVRAQERGIDESSNNDFRLTWSHNPKSRGSSSFSANVNIMTSQFNERNSFNPNDYTQASVNSGINYNKTFTGTPFVFSGSIRHDQNLQTKITNVSPQANLSMNRIFPLRKMVKNSQSPLAQLGFSYRLDGQAKLSNLLTNSITGSFKVPSDQRLASDTVAFDVDNLPTILDNVKWGLKHSVPLSTSVTFLRYFKMNPSANFSQVIYGSSNSYEWVEKDTVRTTVNQGLSQFYSYNASVDFTTTFYSTFLFKSPKFKALRHTMIPTISLSYQPDFSDPRFGFYQEVQISEDGRTQRIPRMSGLYGSPAAGESGTISFSLRNTLEAKVETKEGKDEKRKLLDSFDFSSAYNLAADSFNLGNININLRTSLFKNKIGINVRGAIDPYRYEALTRDTLTNLVLTQRKINTYAWQEGASIGTLSTVAISLNTSLSADGFKSDNEEEASSQAISEADLNFINQNRNLYVDFDVPWTVSVSYNWNYSRTGLIEGSASQNLSLNGDVNVTPKWKVGYNASYDLELNEFSDATFNIHRDLHCWELRVSWTPVGFRRGYSLDLRVKSSLLQDLKLNRRNNWRDRR, encoded by the coding sequence ATGCGTTTTATAATTTTATTTATTTTTTCTTGTTTTCTTGTCTTATTTTCAAGCGTAACGGCTTATGGTCAGGATATAAAACCTCTTACTATTTCATTAGATAGCTTGAATAAACTCAATGAATTGAAACAACAAGCTGCTCTTGATTCTGTTGATTTAGAAGAAAGTGATACAGTAAACCGTCCTGTTGCAAGTGGAGATTTTACTGATATTGTAACTTATTCAGCAACTGATTCGATAAAATACGATTTCAAAACTCAAAAAATTATTCTTTATACAAAATCTGAAATTGACTATACCAACATCAATCTAAAATCTGATAATATTACTCTGGATTGGAACACAAACGAACTTACAGCTATCGGATTAAAAGATTCTTTGGGAGGACTAACCGAAACTCCTATTTTCAAACAAGGAGATGATGAATATAAAGCAAAAAAAATAAGATATAATTTTGTAAGTGAAAAAGCTATTGTAACTGATATTGTAAAAAAAGAAGGAGAAGGTTTTTTGCTTTTAGAAAAAGGAAAACGTGATGCAGAAGGAAACTTTAATGGAATTGAAGGTTCTTATACTACCTGTACAAATACTGCACACCCTCACTTTCGTATTCGCTCAAAGAAATTAAAAGTAATAGAAAACAAACAAATTATTACAGGTCCTTTCCAGTTAGAACTAATGGACATTCCAACTCCTGTTGGTTTTCCCTTTGGTCTTTTACCCATTCCAAAAACTCGGAGTTCAGGAATTATTATTCCTAGCTATGGAGAAACACAAGAACGTGGGTTTTTCTTACGAGATGGAGGTTATTATTGGGCTATCAGCGACCATATTGACCTTACCTTTTTAGGAGAAGCCTACTCAAAAGGTGTTTATGGTGCTTCTGTTCGTAGTCGTTATTCCAAACGATATTATTATACAGGAAATTTTGATTTCAGAATGAACACCGTTAGGGCGCAAGAAAGAGGAATTGATGAGAGTAGTAATAATGACTTTCGCCTGACTTGGTCACACAATCCAAAATCAAGAGGTTCTTCTTCTTTTTCTGCCAATGTGAACATTATGACTTCCCAATTTAATGAGCGAAATTCATTTAATCCAAATGATTATACACAAGCTTCAGTCAATTCTGGGATAAATTATAATAAAACCTTTACAGGAACACCCTTTGTCTTTTCTGGGAGTATTAGACACGACCAAAATTTACAAACCAAGATTACGAATGTCTCTCCACAGGCCAATCTTAGTATGAATCGTATTTTTCCACTTCGAAAAATGGTCAAAAACTCTCAATCTCCTTTAGCTCAACTTGGATTTTCTTACCGATTAGATGGACAAGCAAAACTTTCTAACTTACTTACAAATAGTATCACAGGAAGTTTTAAAGTTCCTTCTGACCAAAGACTTGCTTCCGATACAGTTGCCTTTGATGTAGATAATTTACCTACTATTTTGGATAACGTAAAATGGGGATTAAAACACTCAGTTCCTCTTTCTACTTCAGTTACTTTCTTGCGTTATTTCAAAATGAATCCTAGTGCAAATTTTAGTCAAGTAATTTATGGTAGTAGTAATTCATATGAATGGGTAGAAAAAGATACTGTCAGAACGACTGTCAATCAAGGACTTTCACAGTTCTATTCTTATAATGCTTCAGTAGATTTCACAACTACTTTTTATTCTACTTTTCTATTCAAAAGTCCAAAATTCAAGGCATTGCGACATACAATGATTCCGACTATTTCACTTAGTTACCAACCTGATTTTAGCGACCCTCGCTTTGGTTTTTATCAAGAAGTACAGATAAGTGAAGATGGAAGGACACAACGTATTCCACGTATGAGTGGTCTTTATGGCTCTCCTGCAGCTGGAGAATCAGGGACAATTTCTTTTTCACTTCGAAATACGTTAGAAGCAAAAGTGGAAACAAAAGAAGGAAAAGATGAAAAACGTAAGTTATTAGATAGTTTTGATTTTTCCTCTGCCTACAACCTAGCAGCAGATTCTTTCAACTTGGGTAATATTAATATCAATCTAAGAACTTCATTATTCAAAAATAAAATTGGTATCAATGTCAGAGGAGCTATTGACCCATACAGATATGAAGCCCTAACTAGAGATACGCTTACCAATTTAGTCTTGACGCAAAGAAAAATAAATACGTATGCTTGGCAAGAGGGTGCAAGTATCGGAACGCTAAGTACAGTGGCTATTTCCTTAAATACTTCCTTATCAGCAGATGGTTTTAAGAGTGATAATGAAGAAGAGGCAAGTAGTCAGGCTATTTCAGAAGCCGATTTGAATTTTATCAATCAAAATAGAAATTTGTATGTAGATTTTGATGTTCCTTGGACAGTAAGTGTAAGCTATAACTGGAATTATTCTCGGACAGGATTAATAGAAGGAAGCGCAAGTCAGAATTTGTCTCTTAATGGAGATGTAAATGTTACTCCAAAATGGAAGGTTGGTTATAATGCTAGTTATGATTTAGAATTAAATGAATTTTCAGATGCTACCTTTAATATCCATAGAGATTTACATTGTTGGGAACTTCGTGTAAGTTGGACACCAGTAGGTTTTCGTCGTGGCTATTCTCTTGATTTGCGTGTGAAATCTAGTTTATTACAAGATTTGAAGCTCAATCGTAGAAATAATTGGAGAGATAGAAGGTAA